One window from the genome of Dyadobacter sp. CECT 9275 encodes:
- a CDS encoding S9 family peptidase, which yields MQLILKTLFLFLISVRLLAQVPATFQWLADGSGYRDVEDGEIIQVSMPSRQAKVIASKADLTPGAMGASLPVRSYSMSNAGDKVLIYTNSKKVWRYDTRGDYWVLDITSKSLKQLGKSLPPSSLMFAKFSPDGKKVAYVSKHNVYAEDLASGTITPLTKDGTDRVINGTFDWAYEEEFDCRDGFRWSDDSKSIAYWQLDARKVRSFLMINNTDSIYSFTVPVEYPKVGEAPSPYRIGVVGATGGATKWMNIPGDPGNTYLPRMEWSGQPGELVVQQLNRKQNHSTLFYINTATGSAKPFYTESDDAWIDIKSRWEDDPVGWDWISNGKEFLWVSEKDGWRHTYRISRDGKKETLITAGDYDVISPVRIDEKNNTYYFMASPDNATQSYLYKVSLDGKGKAVRVSPADQPGTHEYDIAPGGKFALHSFSNAKTAPMGEWIALPGHTAIDPDNSIAKMAGQINTGNKNIEFFKLKTAEGVEVDAWMVKPKAFDPARKYPIVFFVYGEPASSTVKDMYGTGNNRIYDGNMAEDGYIYASIDNRGTPSPKGSAWRKAIYRNLGRVNIRDFAGGATAMLEKFSFIDTSRVAVHGWSGGGSSTLSLLFQYPEIFKTGIAVAAISNLRTYDNIYEERFMGLPQENNEDFVKGSPITYAKNLKGNLLYIHGTGDDNVHYQNAEMLINELVKYNKIFQVMPYPNRTHSISEGEGTSRHLRTLCTDYLKRYCPPGGR from the coding sequence ATGCAGTTAATCCTAAAAACATTATTTCTCTTTCTGATCTCTGTCCGGCTTTTGGCCCAGGTTCCAGCTACTTTTCAGTGGTTAGCTGATGGCTCGGGGTATCGTGATGTGGAGGACGGCGAGATTATCCAGGTATCCATGCCTTCCCGGCAAGCAAAGGTGATTGCTTCCAAAGCCGACCTCACCCCTGGTGCGATGGGGGCTTCTCTGCCTGTCAGAAGTTATTCCATGAGCAATGCCGGCGACAAGGTGCTGATTTATACCAATTCAAAAAAAGTGTGGCGGTATGACACCCGGGGAGATTATTGGGTATTGGATATCACGTCTAAATCTTTAAAACAACTTGGTAAGAGCTTGCCACCGTCATCGCTGATGTTTGCCAAGTTTTCTCCTGATGGCAAAAAAGTGGCCTATGTCAGCAAGCATAATGTTTATGCAGAAGACCTGGCCAGCGGAACCATTACTCCGCTCACAAAAGATGGAACGGACCGGGTCATTAACGGAACATTTGACTGGGCCTATGAGGAAGAATTCGATTGCCGCGATGGCTTCCGATGGAGTGACGATAGCAAATCAATTGCCTACTGGCAGCTGGATGCGCGCAAGGTCCGCAGCTTTCTGATGATCAACAATACGGATTCAATTTATTCATTTACGGTGCCGGTTGAATATCCCAAGGTAGGCGAAGCACCTTCACCGTACAGAATCGGAGTGGTTGGAGCAACGGGAGGAGCTACAAAATGGATGAATATCCCCGGGGACCCTGGAAACACCTATCTGCCCAGAATGGAGTGGTCGGGGCAGCCCGGAGAGCTGGTCGTTCAGCAGTTAAACCGTAAACAAAACCATAGCACTCTTTTTTACATCAATACCGCAACGGGTTCGGCGAAACCGTTTTATACGGAATCAGACGATGCATGGATAGATATTAAGAGCCGCTGGGAGGACGATCCCGTTGGCTGGGATTGGATCAGTAATGGAAAAGAATTTCTATGGGTGAGTGAAAAAGACGGCTGGCGGCATACCTATCGCATAAGCCGTGACGGCAAAAAGGAAACACTGATTACTGCCGGAGATTATGATGTGATCAGTCCGGTACGGATTGACGAAAAAAACAATACCTATTATTTTATGGCCTCACCCGATAATGCTACCCAAAGTTATCTGTATAAGGTTTCGTTGGACGGAAAAGGAAAAGCGGTGAGGGTTTCGCCTGCTGACCAGCCCGGAACGCACGAATACGATATAGCTCCGGGAGGCAAATTTGCGCTGCATTCTTTTTCGAATGCCAAAACGGCACCAATGGGGGAGTGGATTGCGCTTCCCGGCCATACGGCCATCGACCCGGATAACTCAATAGCCAAAATGGCCGGACAGATCAATACCGGGAACAAGAACATTGAGTTTTTCAAACTGAAGACTGCCGAGGGCGTGGAAGTGGATGCATGGATGGTGAAGCCGAAAGCATTTGACCCTGCCCGGAAATATCCGATTGTTTTTTTCGTCTATGGAGAACCCGCCAGCAGTACTGTGAAAGATATGTATGGTACTGGAAATAACCGGATTTACGATGGGAACATGGCAGAAGATGGGTATATATATGCGTCCATAGATAACAGAGGTACTCCTTCCCCAAAGGGAAGCGCCTGGAGAAAAGCCATTTACAGAAATTTGGGGAGGGTTAACATCCGGGATTTTGCCGGAGGGGCAACGGCCATGTTGGAGAAATTTTCATTCATAGATACCAGCCGGGTAGCGGTGCATGGATGGAGCGGCGGCGGTTCGTCTACGCTTAGCCTGCTGTTTCAGTATCCCGAAATATTCAAAACGGGTATTGCGGTAGCGGCCATCAGCAACTTACGGACTTATGACAATATCTATGAAGAAAGATTCATGGGCCTGCCTCAGGAAAATAACGAAGATTTTGTAAAAGGCTCTCCCATTACCTATGCTAAGAACCTGAAAGGTAACCTGTTGTACATACATGGAACAGGAGATGACAATGTACATTACCAGAATGCCGAAATGCTTATTAATGAACTTGTGAAGTACAATAAAATTTTTCAGGTGATGCCGTATCCCAACCGCACGCACAGTATCTCCGAAGGGGAAGGAACCAGCAGGCATTTGCGGACGCTCTGTACGGATTACCTGAAAAGGTACTGTCCTCCCGGAGGCCGCTAG
- a CDS encoding Arc family DNA-binding protein, translating into MAEKKPFVLRVNPEMLKELEVWAQQDFRSLNGQIEYLLSEAIRKKKNGRKKITPGEDQ; encoded by the coding sequence ATGGCTGAGAAAAAACCATTTGTTTTACGCGTGAATCCTGAAATGCTCAAGGAACTGGAAGTCTGGGCACAGCAGGATTTTCGCAGTTTGAACGGTCAGATAGAGTATCTGCTCAGTGAGGCAATCAGGAAGAAAAAAAATGGACGAAAAAAGATTACGCCAGGGGAGGATCAATAA
- a CDS encoding nucleotidyltransferase family protein, with amino-acid sequence MFGLKESDISDITQILNRYPGISRAYIFGSRAKGNYKSGSDVDIAVKGDDISYDTILNIAAYLNEETLMPYHFDVLNYQTIQSSDLREHIDRTGIMFYQK; translated from the coding sequence ATGTTTGGTCTGAAGGAATCTGACATATCCGATATCACACAAATACTAAACCGCTACCCGGGAATTAGCAGAGCCTATATCTTTGGAAGCCGGGCTAAAGGAAATTACAAAAGCGGAAGCGATGTTGATATAGCCGTTAAAGGTGATGACATTTCTTATGATACTATTTTAAACATTGCCGCTTATCTGAACGAGGAAACCTTAATGCCCTATCATTTTGATGTATTGAATTATCAAACAATTCAGAGTTCAGATCTAAGGGAACACATAGACCGAACGGGTATTATGTTTTATCAAAAATAG
- a CDS encoding SPFH domain-containing protein, producing MNERELRSISGYLLFVVGLLLLFGGVAFNLSHGDPGIALLIPVVGLFVLKGLTVINPNEAVVTTFFGDYMGTMKQNGLRWVNPFFRRKKISLRARNLNGQKLKVNDKLGNPIEIAAVVVWRIGDTAKASFEVDDYVKYVEIQSEAAVRHLAGVYAYDTMEAEELEIQEVTLRDGSGKINEMLEAELTERLSRAGIDVLEARISHLAYAPEIAGAMLQRQQASAVVAARRQIVNGAVGMVDMALAMLSEKGVVDLDEERKAAMVCNLLVVLCGEKSVAPVLNAGTLYP from the coding sequence ATGAATGAAAGAGAATTACGTTCGATATCAGGCTACTTGCTGTTTGTAGTCGGCCTGCTCCTTCTGTTTGGAGGTGTAGCTTTTAACCTCTCGCATGGAGATCCAGGCATTGCACTTTTAATACCAGTTGTCGGGCTGTTTGTACTGAAAGGACTGACCGTTATTAACCCGAACGAGGCGGTGGTTACAACCTTTTTTGGAGATTATATGGGCACCATGAAGCAAAACGGCCTCCGCTGGGTAAACCCGTTTTTCCGCAGAAAAAAGATCAGCCTGCGGGCACGGAACCTGAACGGGCAGAAGCTCAAGGTGAATGATAAATTAGGTAATCCGATTGAAATTGCCGCGGTAGTGGTGTGGCGTATAGGGGATACTGCCAAAGCATCGTTTGAGGTAGATGATTATGTAAAATATGTTGAAATCCAGTCGGAGGCAGCCGTCCGGCATCTGGCAGGGGTGTATGCCTACGATACCATGGAAGCCGAAGAACTTGAAATACAGGAAGTGACATTACGTGATGGCAGCGGGAAAATTAACGAGATGCTGGAAGCAGAACTAACAGAACGTTTGAGTCGCGCGGGAATTGATGTACTGGAGGCACGGATCAGCCACCTGGCCTATGCGCCGGAAATTGCGGGTGCCATGTTACAGCGTCAGCAGGCCTCTGCAGTGGTGGCCGCACGGAGGCAAATCGTGAACGGAGCCGTTGGAATGGTGGATATGGCGCTGGCAATGTTGTCGGAAAAGGGGGTTGTAGACCTTGATGAGGAACGAAAAGCGGCTATGGTTTGTAATCTGCTGGTGGTATTGTGTGGCGAGAAATCCGTTGCTCCTGTACTAAATGCCGGAACACTTTATCCCTGA
- the hemB gene encoding porphobilinogen synthase, producing MINISRRPRRNRKSSAIRDLVQETNLQVSDFIFPMFIQEGISQKVEVKSMPGIYRFSLDNLLEELKEVTDLGIRAIDLFPNYPESKKDRIASESYKEDTFYLKAITAIKDQFPDLAIMTDIAMDPYSSDGHDGLVEDGRILNDATLDILGKMALAQSKAGADILGPSDMMDGRVGYMRSLLDSEGYTDVSIMSYSAKYASAFYGPFRDALESAPKFGDKKSYQMNPANSREALLEAQLDFEEGADMLMVKPALSYLDIIRLLNENFDIPIAAYNVSGEYAMVKAAAQNGWLDGQRAMMEILMSIRRAGAKCILTYFAKEAAVILNGKN from the coding sequence GGCGTAACCGAAAATCTTCCGCAATACGCGACCTGGTACAAGAAACGAATCTTCAGGTTTCTGATTTCATATTCCCCATGTTTATCCAGGAAGGAATAAGCCAGAAAGTGGAGGTGAAATCCATGCCTGGTATTTACCGCTTTTCACTGGATAATCTGCTGGAGGAATTAAAAGAAGTGACTGACCTGGGTATCAGGGCTATTGATCTTTTCCCGAATTATCCAGAAAGCAAAAAAGACAGGATCGCGTCAGAAAGTTACAAGGAGGATACCTTTTACCTGAAAGCCATCACTGCGATCAAAGATCAATTTCCGGACCTGGCCATTATGACCGACATCGCCATGGACCCTTACAGCTCCGACGGCCACGACGGCCTTGTTGAAGATGGCAGGATTCTCAACGATGCCACACTGGACATTCTGGGAAAAATGGCTCTGGCACAATCCAAAGCTGGGGCCGACATACTCGGGCCTAGTGATATGATGGACGGCCGTGTAGGGTATATGCGCAGCCTGCTGGACAGCGAAGGATACACAGACGTTAGCATTATGTCTTATTCAGCCAAATACGCAAGTGCTTTTTACGGGCCTTTCCGCGACGCCCTTGAGTCTGCTCCGAAATTTGGAGATAAAAAAAGTTACCAGATGAACCCCGCCAACTCCCGTGAGGCCTTGCTGGAAGCTCAGCTGGATTTTGAAGAAGGAGCCGATATGCTAATGGTGAAACCCGCACTCTCCTATCTGGACATTATCCGGCTGTTGAATGAAAACTTTGATATACCCATTGCTGCTTATAATGTTTCGGGAGAGTATGCCATGGTGAAAGCCGCTGCTCAAAATGGCTGGCTGGACGGCCAGCGGGCCATGATGGAAATTCTGATGAGTATCCGCCGTGCCGGAGCAAAATGTATCCTTACCTATTTTGCCAAGGAGGCAGCTGTTATCCTTAACGGGAAAAATTAA
- a CDS encoding S41 family peptidase, with the protein MKKLFFFFCLSNLLHIGLLAQETRLLRFPAVYRNQVVFSYAGDLYTVAREGGTARRITSHPGYEMFPRFSHDGKQIAFTGQYDGNTEVFVIPSTGGEPRRITYTATLGRDDIADRMGPNNVVMGWTPDDQHVLYRNRGTSFNPFKGKIYKAPLSGDLSEELPFTVASWCSYNEDGSRLAMNRVFREFRTWKYYKGGMADDVWIFDTKSGKSENITHHPAQDIFPMYYKNKVYFLSDRDRTMNLFEYDSQSRQTKKITNFTEFDCKFPSLGNDAIAFENGGYIYLHNLETGKTDKLTVTISEDFSSGRNKQINAANFNTSYAIAPDGKRAAFSARGDIFTVPAKSGVTRNLTQSSGAHDRNVEWSPDGKWISYVSDRTGEDELFIQKQDGTEPARQLTKGGGSYKFNPVWSPDSKYLMLGDRNQDLYYIHVATGAKTLVTHNDSREIDDYTFGPDSKWVAFTDPGKAREFDVIRLYNIETKKIIAVTDNWYNSSQPAFSPNGKLLYFVSARDFNPTYSNTEWNHAYTDMDKLYVVRLARDVKSSFQIENDEAGVKPDSSSTSKTDESVKSKNKKNPPAKEGIKPASGDAIVKIDEAGLADRIESLPVSAGSYFRLVPSEEGIYYTTTATGKQRAFKYFSLKDKKESDIGDFDGYVMSGDTKKILLKKMNEWFIEDLGTSKLDPKNKLDLSGLKISTDLHAEWKQVYDESWRQMRDYFYDPGMHGVNWKAMHDKYAALLPFVNHRNDLTYLIGELIGELNIGHAYTNPGDRPEVERLKMGLLGATFSRDKSGYYKIETILSGESWNKTLVSPLRAPGVDVKPGDFIIRLNGNDVKTFTNLYQGLIGKAGQIVELEVNSIASANGSRKVFVKPIADEADLYYHQWVQNNIAKVTKASGGKIGYVHIPDMGPAGLNQFARYFYPQLDKEALIIDDRGNGGGNVSPMIIERLLRRPALGAMMRNSKTASVKPDAQIGPKVCLIDQYSASDGDLFPYQFRFYNIGPLIGQRTWGGVVGIRGSLPFIDGSDLRKPEFAHFAADGSGFIIEGEGVSPDMEVVNDPHEEYMGKDVQLSRAIEELTKKLAEPGAKGVPAIPKFPDKSGK; encoded by the coding sequence ATGAAAAAACTATTCTTCTTTTTTTGTCTGTCTAACCTACTCCATATCGGCCTTCTGGCCCAGGAAACCCGTTTGCTTCGTTTTCCTGCCGTGTACAGGAATCAGGTGGTATTTTCTTACGCCGGAGACCTTTATACCGTTGCCCGTGAAGGTGGCACGGCGCGCAGGATAACCAGTCACCCCGGTTATGAAATGTTTCCCAGGTTCAGCCACGATGGGAAGCAAATTGCATTTACAGGGCAATACGACGGTAATACCGAAGTTTTTGTAATCCCTTCCACCGGCGGCGAACCCCGGCGGATTACCTACACTGCTACCCTGGGACGAGACGACATAGCCGACCGCATGGGGCCCAACAACGTAGTGATGGGCTGGACACCGGATGATCAGCACGTTTTATACCGTAACCGCGGAACTTCTTTCAATCCTTTTAAGGGAAAGATCTACAAAGCGCCCTTGTCCGGTGATCTGAGCGAAGAGCTTCCGTTTACAGTTGCCAGCTGGTGCAGTTACAATGAGGATGGCTCCAGACTGGCCATGAACAGAGTTTTCAGGGAATTCCGGACCTGGAAATATTACAAGGGAGGAATGGCGGACGATGTCTGGATTTTTGATACTAAATCTGGAAAATCGGAAAACATCACTCATCATCCGGCACAGGATATTTTCCCGATGTATTATAAAAACAAGGTTTATTTCCTGAGCGACCGCGACCGGACAATGAACTTGTTCGAATATGACTCCCAAAGCAGACAGACCAAAAAAATCACGAATTTCACCGAATTTGACTGTAAGTTCCCGTCACTTGGAAATGATGCCATTGCGTTCGAAAACGGGGGATATATCTACCTGCACAACCTGGAAACCGGCAAAACGGATAAACTTACCGTAACCATTTCCGAAGACTTTTCATCCGGTCGCAACAAGCAAATCAATGCTGCCAATTTTAATACCAGCTATGCCATAGCTCCCGACGGAAAAAGGGCTGCTTTTAGCGCAAGAGGTGATATTTTTACCGTACCAGCCAAAAGCGGTGTAACCCGTAACCTCACGCAGAGCAGCGGCGCCCACGACCGGAATGTAGAATGGAGCCCTGACGGTAAATGGATCAGTTATGTTTCTGATCGCACCGGCGAGGATGAGCTGTTCATTCAGAAACAGGATGGGACTGAACCTGCCAGGCAACTAACAAAAGGTGGGGGTAGTTATAAGTTCAACCCGGTATGGAGTCCCGACAGCAAGTATCTGATGCTCGGGGACAGAAACCAGGACCTCTATTACATCCATGTGGCAACGGGTGCCAAAACCCTGGTGACCCATAATGATTCGCGGGAGATTGATGATTATACTTTCGGCCCCGATAGCAAATGGGTCGCATTTACAGACCCCGGAAAAGCCCGCGAATTTGATGTAATCCGTCTGTACAACATCGAAACAAAGAAAATTATAGCTGTTACCGACAACTGGTACAATAGCAGCCAACCAGCCTTCAGCCCCAACGGAAAGCTGCTGTACTTTGTTTCGGCCCGCGACTTTAATCCCACTTACAGTAATACGGAGTGGAATCATGCCTACACGGATATGGACAAGCTGTATGTAGTGCGGCTGGCCCGGGATGTAAAGTCATCATTTCAAATTGAAAATGATGAAGCTGGCGTCAAACCGGATAGCAGTTCCACTTCTAAAACCGATGAAAGCGTTAAAAGTAAAAACAAGAAAAATCCACCTGCCAAAGAAGGTATTAAACCTGCTTCCGGAGACGCTATCGTAAAAATAGACGAGGCAGGGCTGGCAGATCGTATCGAAAGCCTGCCGGTTTCGGCCGGGAGCTATTTCCGGCTGGTTCCTTCCGAAGAAGGTATTTATTACACCACAACCGCCACGGGCAAACAGCGTGCTTTTAAATATTTTAGTCTGAAAGATAAAAAAGAAAGCGATATCGGGGATTTTGACGGATATGTAATGAGTGGAGATACCAAAAAGATCCTGCTCAAAAAGATGAACGAATGGTTTATCGAAGACCTTGGAACATCAAAACTCGATCCGAAAAACAAACTTGACCTGAGTGGTTTAAAAATCAGTACCGACCTGCATGCCGAATGGAAACAGGTTTACGATGAAAGCTGGCGTCAGATGCGGGATTATTTTTATGATCCAGGTATGCACGGCGTGAACTGGAAAGCCATGCACGACAAATATGCTGCTCTGCTGCCTTTTGTCAATCACAGAAATGACCTGACTTATCTGATCGGAGAGCTGATCGGCGAACTGAACATCGGCCATGCCTATACCAACCCCGGCGACCGCCCGGAAGTTGAACGTCTTAAAATGGGCTTGCTAGGAGCAACGTTCAGCCGTGATAAAAGCGGATATTATAAAATCGAAACAATCCTATCCGGGGAAAGCTGGAATAAGACACTGGTATCTCCGTTACGAGCTCCCGGTGTAGACGTTAAACCCGGCGATTTTATTATCCGTTTGAATGGGAATGACGTCAAAACCTTCACCAACCTGTATCAGGGTCTTATCGGAAAAGCAGGGCAAATCGTAGAGCTCGAGGTGAACAGCATCGCATCTGCAAATGGAAGCCGTAAAGTTTTTGTGAAACCCATTGCCGACGAAGCAGACCTCTATTATCATCAGTGGGTGCAGAACAATATTGCAAAAGTAACCAAAGCTTCGGGCGGTAAAATCGGGTATGTACATATTCCGGATATGGGGCCTGCGGGACTTAACCAGTTTGCCCGTTATTTTTACCCACAGCTCGACAAGGAAGCCCTTATCATTGATGACCGCGGAAATGGCGGCGGAAACGTATCGCCGATGATCATAGAACGTCTGCTCCGCCGGCCTGCTTTGGGTGCCATGATGCGCAACAGCAAAACAGCATCCGTCAAACCCGATGCACAGATTGGCCCGAAGGTTTGTCTGATCGACCAGTATTCGGCATCGGACGGAGATTTATTCCCCTATCAGTTCCGGTTTTACAACATCGGGCCGCTGATCGGACAACGTACATGGGGCGGTGTCGTAGGTATTCGCGGATCGCTGCCATTTATCGACGGAAGTGATCTTCGCAAACCAGAGTTCGCTCATTTTGCTGCGGATGGCTCCGGATTCATCATAGAGGGCGAAGGTGTATCTCCTGATATGGAAGTAGTTAATGACCCTCATGAAGAGTATATGGGCAAGGACGTACAGCTTAGCCGTGCCATTGAAGAGCTTACCAAAAAGCTGGCTGAGCCCGGCGCGAAAGGGGTGCCCGCAATTCCCAAGTTTCCGGATAAATCGGGAAAATGA
- a CDS encoding M20/M25/M40 family metallo-hydrolase, producing MTRNILLFTCSFLIAAIPGFSQKKNALPPEFSIKKTETEAHMRFLASDELMGRRTGEQGNMVAARYIAEQFRKLGIGNVPGVFASPTDSYFQNVPFEKMGPNGTGEITIDAQILKSGQDWILMSGGAADLHAELVYAGYGLENQAKAWDDYKDLDVKGKIVLVQSGTPEVQTPSEIIAVSSEKRSIAIQKGAAGLIELFNAPVPWNMVNKYFTGEKISLGEESITSAQAFPHAWVNGKEANLTRTLRSAKQVGFKTSGRTRQLVSSYNVAGYIPGSDPKLKNEYILLTAHYDHVGTGKQGGQPFSPEDSIFNGARDNAFGTVALLTAAEAFARKPPKRSVLIIALTAEEVGLLGSRYYTAHPLLPLKNCIFNINSDGAGYNDTSIAAVMGLERTGARAEIEKACQAFGLGVFADPSPEQGLFDRSDNVNFAKEGIPAPTFTPGFREFNGDIMKHYHQVSDHPETIDFDYLLKFSQAFTYAARLIANRATAPQWTKGDKYEEASKRLYNK from the coding sequence ATGACGAGAAATATATTATTATTTACCTGCAGCTTCCTGATTGCAGCCATACCCGGCTTTTCCCAAAAGAAAAATGCATTACCTCCCGAGTTTTCGATCAAAAAAACCGAAACAGAAGCACATATGCGGTTTCTGGCATCCGACGAACTCATGGGCCGCCGGACGGGTGAACAGGGCAATATGGTTGCGGCCAGGTATATTGCAGAACAGTTCAGGAAACTGGGCATTGGGAATGTTCCGGGCGTTTTCGCAAGTCCCACCGACTCCTATTTTCAAAATGTACCTTTTGAAAAAATGGGGCCAAACGGCACAGGGGAAATTACCATTGATGCTCAGATATTAAAAAGTGGCCAGGACTGGATACTGATGAGTGGAGGCGCGGCGGATCTGCATGCAGAACTGGTATATGCTGGCTATGGTCTGGAAAATCAGGCGAAAGCGTGGGATGACTACAAAGATCTGGATGTGAAGGGAAAAATAGTATTGGTTCAGAGCGGAACGCCGGAAGTTCAGACACCGTCAGAAATCATTGCGGTTTCTTCAGAAAAACGCAGCATAGCCATTCAGAAAGGAGCAGCCGGGCTGATCGAGTTATTCAATGCGCCTGTCCCCTGGAACATGGTCAACAAATATTTTACGGGTGAAAAAATTTCTCTGGGCGAAGAAAGCATTACCTCAGCCCAAGCTTTCCCGCACGCCTGGGTGAATGGCAAAGAAGCAAATTTGACCCGAACTTTAAGGAGTGCAAAGCAAGTGGGATTTAAAACCAGCGGCAGAACAAGGCAGCTCGTGAGTAGCTACAACGTTGCGGGGTATATCCCGGGATCTGATCCGAAACTTAAGAATGAATATATTCTGCTGACCGCACATTATGACCACGTGGGTACCGGAAAACAGGGAGGGCAGCCTTTTAGCCCGGAGGATAGTATTTTCAATGGCGCCCGTGACAACGCTTTTGGGACAGTTGCCCTGCTGACTGCCGCAGAGGCATTTGCCCGAAAACCTCCTAAACGATCGGTTTTAATCATTGCGCTAACGGCTGAGGAGGTCGGCCTGTTGGGAAGTCGTTACTATACGGCTCATCCGTTGCTTCCTCTGAAAAACTGCATTTTTAATATCAACTCCGACGGTGCCGGTTACAATGATACGAGTATCGCGGCAGTGATGGGCCTTGAACGTACTGGTGCCAGAGCCGAGATAGAGAAGGCCTGCCAGGCTTTTGGCTTGGGAGTTTTTGCCGACCCGTCACCTGAACAAGGATTATTTGACCGCTCCGATAACGTAAATTTTGCTAAGGAAGGTATTCCTGCCCCTACCTTTACGCCGGGTTTCAGGGAGTTTAACGGCGACATTATGAAACATTACCATCAGGTATCGGATCATCCCGAAACCATTGATTTCGATTATCTGCTTAAATTTTCACAGGCTTTTACCTACGCAGCCAGGCTCATTGCCAACCGTGCCACAGCACCACAGTGGACCAAAGGGGACAAGTACGAGGAAGCCTCTAAAAGACTGTATAATAAATAG
- a CDS encoding nucleotidyltransferase substrate binding protein: MSTPDIRWKQRFQNLEKSLHFLEQAIEIQNPDIIQKAGLIQFFEISFELSWNVLKEYMEEQGFTELRSPRDTIKKAFEIGLITDAHTWLQTLQNRDLTSHTYDEETAEKLVREIESVYYPLLKQVANQLKSEL, encoded by the coding sequence ATGAGTACTCCGGACATCAGATGGAAGCAAAGATTTCAAAATTTGGAGAAATCACTGCATTTTCTTGAACAGGCCATAGAAATCCAAAATCCGGATATTATCCAGAAGGCTGGATTAATCCAGTTTTTTGAAATTAGCTTTGAACTCTCCTGGAATGTACTCAAAGAATATATGGAAGAACAGGGATTCACTGAATTACGCTCTCCCAGGGATACCATTAAAAAAGCGTTTGAAATAGGGCTGATAACAGATGCCCATACCTGGCTTCAAACCCTGCAGAACCGGGATCTGACTTCTCACACCTACGATGAAGAAACGGCAGAAAAGCTTGTCCGTGAGATTGAATCGGTTTATTACCCTCTGTTAAAGCAAGTAGCAAACCAATTGAAATCTGAATTGTAA